A genomic window from Candidatus Deferrimicrobium borealis includes:
- a CDS encoding FAD-dependent oxidoreductase, with amino-acid sequence MDFLRPENLLRTGYKDCVLCEVLRPGEEERCRDCSGRLDQRDRLLWEIGRERVRKTAGVLSLVYPGLGHLYSGRIAYGVFWAALLPLTLGLVFNVGSGITFGHGFLLVEAGVIWWMAYVDARRGPREAAAPCESACPARIRVPDYIALVREGRPLEALALVHDKLPFAAFCGRACPHPCEQMCVRNEFGAPISIMALKRYAADIGYAAGIAPSLGDTGGFRGPRVAVVGAGAAGLSAADTLARLGVPVTVFDSHGEPGGMMRYGAAEFRFPADALHADVARVLARGVRFRGGITFGRDVTFSSLAAEGFDAVLIAVGAREALRLPDAGGEDQGFHDVLSFLVGVREHRLPRLRGRVVVIGGGNSAIDAARCALRMGASEVTIACLESREAMPAFAWEIEAAVSEGAKILPGTAVNRFLLKDGRVAAFEALKVERVDLDPEGRVVPRTVPGSGFEVPADTVVTAIGTRADLSFLPDGVSWKPTGPERNVFRLQFPGGEPRIAGYMCGDCVRGPGSVVEASASGREAALNIFGDLAVEVVGRARYKDNYRRRPEPHVADRPEGRVRRGAERLSPEVARGTFDEVETRFTDRCAREEAERCARCNLSL; translated from the coding sequence ATGGATTTCCTCCGCCCGGAAAACCTCCTCCGAACCGGCTACAAGGATTGCGTTCTCTGCGAGGTCCTGCGCCCGGGCGAGGAGGAGCGGTGCCGGGACTGCTCCGGCCGGCTCGACCAGCGCGACCGTCTCCTGTGGGAGATCGGGCGGGAGCGGGTCCGCAAAACGGCGGGGGTCCTTTCGCTCGTCTACCCGGGGCTCGGGCATCTCTACTCGGGCCGGATCGCCTACGGAGTCTTCTGGGCGGCCCTCCTGCCCCTGACCCTGGGTCTCGTCTTCAACGTGGGATCCGGGATCACCTTCGGACACGGTTTCCTTCTGGTCGAGGCGGGCGTGATCTGGTGGATGGCGTATGTCGACGCGCGGCGCGGGCCCCGCGAAGCGGCGGCTCCGTGCGAGAGCGCCTGCCCGGCCCGCATCCGGGTTCCGGACTACATCGCCCTCGTGCGTGAAGGACGGCCTCTCGAGGCGCTGGCGCTGGTGCACGACAAGCTTCCGTTCGCGGCGTTTTGCGGCCGCGCCTGTCCACATCCGTGCGAGCAGATGTGCGTGCGGAACGAGTTCGGCGCGCCGATTTCCATCATGGCGCTCAAGCGGTACGCGGCGGACATCGGGTACGCGGCGGGGATCGCTCCGTCCCTCGGGGATACCGGAGGGTTCCGCGGCCCAAGGGTGGCGGTCGTCGGCGCCGGGGCTGCCGGATTGTCGGCCGCCGACACGCTCGCGCGGCTCGGCGTCCCCGTCACGGTGTTCGATTCGCACGGGGAGCCCGGCGGGATGATGCGGTACGGCGCGGCGGAGTTCCGGTTCCCCGCGGACGCGCTCCACGCGGACGTGGCGCGGGTCCTCGCCCGGGGGGTACGCTTCCGGGGCGGGATCACCTTCGGCAGGGACGTGACGTTCTCTTCCCTCGCTGCGGAGGGGTTCGACGCCGTGCTGATCGCCGTGGGAGCCCGCGAAGCGCTGCGGCTGCCCGACGCGGGAGGGGAGGATCAGGGATTCCACGACGTCCTTTCGTTCCTCGTGGGCGTTCGGGAACACCGGTTGCCGCGGCTCCGCGGACGGGTGGTCGTGATCGGCGGCGGGAACTCCGCGATCGACGCGGCCCGGTGCGCCCTCCGGATGGGGGCGTCGGAAGTGACGATCGCCTGCCTCGAGTCCAGGGAGGCGATGCCGGCGTTCGCGTGGGAGATCGAGGCGGCTGTTTCGGAGGGTGCGAAGATCCTTCCGGGCACCGCGGTGAACCGTTTCCTCCTGAAGGATGGAAGGGTGGCCGCGTTCGAGGCGCTGAAGGTGGAACGGGTCGACCTCGATCCGGAGGGGAGGGTCGTCCCGCGGACCGTCCCCGGCAGCGGTTTCGAGGTCCCGGCCGACACCGTCGTGACGGCGATCGGAACGCGGGCCGACCTCTCCTTCCTGCCGGACGGAGTCTCCTGGAAGCCCACGGGTCCGGAACGCAACGTTTTCCGCTTGCAATTCCCCGGGGGGGAACCTAGAATTGCCGGCTATATGTGCGGTGATTGCGTCCGCGGCCCCGGGTCCGTGGTCGAGGCGTCTGCGTCCGGGCGGGAAGCCGCGTTGAATATCTTCGGGGATCTCGCCGTCGAAGTGGTCGGAAGGGCGCGATACAAGGACAACTACCGCAGGCGCCCCGAACCCCACGTTGCCGACCGCCCCGAGGGGCGGGTCCGGCGCGGGGCGGAGAGGCTCTCTCCCGAGGTGGCGCGCGGGACGTTCGACGAGGTCGAAACGAGGTTCACGGATCGGTGCGCGCGCGAGGAAGCGGAACGGTGCGCACGGTGCAATCTCTCGCTGTAG
- a CDS encoding bifunctional glycosyltransferase/class I SAM-dependent methyltransferase, which translates to MSEKEITAEEIRYAFEVLDRRRIAIFIVAYNAEKSLYSVIRRIPGDMLSRFAEIFIIDDSSTDRTYDLAKGIKEDFPGLNFNVYRTPFNRGYGGNQKLGYLYCIEKGFDIVILLHGDGQYAPEYLPRVIAGFRENPDAVFASRMVNKKTALQGGMPVYKWAGNQVLTWFENRMLGSSLSEFHTGFRAYKVSSLRNIPFTYNSDDFHFDTEIIVQAVASRWNIQEVPIPAYYGDEKCHVNGLKYAYDCAKSVIKYRLVNLGLYYERNYDFHLFEGENYQFKKSSASLHQYVIHDAGFHPYMVSVELGANRGILSSHIAQKTRDHLAIDIFPPDLAGRSRTMTLDLNTAFAEKIGQEHFDCCIALDVIEHMNDPDDFLREVFRMMKTGGMLFVSTANICYLPVRLSLLLGQFNYGKRGILDRTHKRLFSVRGLRKSLVQHGFKIEAVRGFSPPLTDLVSERWLMRCIEQVHAFLSRLYPKMFAYNFLYVARRQDDLSDIFERTVGREHREASIPSAPVEQRELFPSSENYRGPLAPIRRRR; encoded by the coding sequence ATGTCTGAAAAAGAGATTACGGCCGAAGAGATCCGGTACGCATTCGAGGTATTGGACAGGCGAAGGATCGCCATTTTCATCGTCGCATACAATGCCGAAAAATCTCTATATTCGGTCATCCGGAGAATCCCGGGAGACATGCTTTCCCGGTTCGCGGAAATATTCATCATCGACGACAGCTCGACCGACAGGACCTACGACCTGGCCAAGGGGATAAAGGAGGATTTTCCCGGTTTGAATTTTAATGTGTATCGGACGCCATTCAACCGGGGATACGGCGGGAACCAGAAACTCGGATACCTTTATTGCATCGAGAAAGGATTCGACATCGTCATCCTGCTCCACGGAGATGGACAGTACGCGCCGGAGTATCTTCCGAGGGTGATCGCCGGATTCCGGGAAAATCCCGACGCCGTCTTCGCTTCAAGGATGGTGAACAAGAAAACGGCCCTTCAGGGTGGCATGCCGGTATACAAGTGGGCCGGCAACCAGGTGCTGACATGGTTCGAGAACCGGATGCTCGGGTCCAGTCTGTCGGAATTCCACACGGGATTCCGAGCATACAAGGTGTCTTCCCTTCGAAACATCCCCTTCACCTATAATTCCGACGATTTCCATTTCGACACGGAAATCATCGTCCAGGCGGTCGCGAGTAGATGGAATATTCAGGAGGTTCCCATTCCCGCCTATTACGGGGATGAGAAATGCCATGTCAATGGCTTGAAGTACGCATACGATTGCGCCAAATCGGTGATCAAGTACCGACTCGTGAACCTTGGCCTCTATTACGAGCGAAACTACGACTTCCACCTGTTCGAGGGGGAAAACTACCAGTTCAAGAAAAGCAGTGCTTCCCTTCACCAATACGTCATTCACGATGCCGGATTCCATCCCTATATGGTATCCGTCGAACTCGGAGCAAATCGGGGAATCCTTAGCAGTCATATCGCGCAAAAGACCCGAGATCACCTGGCGATCGACATTTTCCCGCCCGATCTGGCCGGAAGGTCGCGGACGATGACGCTGGACCTGAACACCGCCTTTGCCGAAAAAATTGGACAAGAACATTTCGATTGCTGTATCGCCCTGGACGTCATCGAACACATGAACGATCCGGACGATTTCCTCAGGGAGGTTTTTCGGATGATGAAGACCGGCGGAATGCTGTTCGTCAGCACAGCGAATATCTGCTATCTGCCGGTTCGGTTATCGCTCCTGCTGGGGCAGTTTAATTACGGGAAAAGGGGGATTCTGGACAGGACACACAAGCGGTTGTTCAGCGTTCGCGGCCTCAGGAAATCGCTGGTCCAGCACGGCTTCAAAATCGAGGCCGTCCGAGGTTTCAGTCCGCCGCTCACGGACCTCGTCAGCGAACGATGGCTCATGCGATGCATCGAACAGGTGCACGCGTTCCTGTCCCGACTGTACCCGAAGATGTTCGCCTACAACTTCCTCTACGTCGCCCGGCGGCAGGACGATCTCTCCGATATTTTCGAGAGAACGGTGGGGAGAGAACACCGGGAGGCGTCGATCCCCTCGGCCCCGGTCGAACAGAGGGAACTGTTCCCCTCGTCGGAAAACTACCGTGGCCCCTTGGCGCCGATTCGTCGGAGGAGATAA
- a CDS encoding YfhO family protein has protein sequence MTRSNGGVPSAGLLAALAYTLSGFFIGNAEHTPFIPVAGWLPWIVGLADTAVRRSSPGHALLAGASLGLSALGGYPTLVSFTGLAVALWLSFRFLLDAGANDGDPRNILRRAGWVAGTLLLVAIISIAIWSPILNAFLREGGEYTDRIVPLSAEVANFGDVVSFPALFSLLYPLMTIIGAGEWMQADISMTNAYMGVLTIPLAIFWFLKAGGRRRPWWFLGFILFMFLVSLGGKAGLRTMLYHVFPPLKYGRYSAIFRLYWIFALCFAAGLGFTRLIAHPEERKCALGALLAWTGIAVVSSFLLAVFLGSHGIEAGKYFPRIYLPAMLIFPLGVAIYWRWGRGVGGAISLLAPALVVIVFHADMAGHLYNNMETVAVSRDSIRQVEMYHRRGTDIAGEPGPRHPPRRWNFFNVQQVIKEPIVQGYIAMQSKGFDEILSASRFVEVMKSPVRFWLSPGVEKTPSRESALAALSGTGAGAPVPVFTDDVPRGLSIERVVPGTYGATGIRSYSPEKIEMEVEIPGKDGAYLASTERFAPGWKAWVDGTPQKVSKVNLYFRGIPVPGGRHAVTWKYEPELWGPLVTVSRLTLLLALGAGFYLLRRIGAKGPR, from the coding sequence TTGACCAGAAGCAACGGGGGAGTCCCTTCTGCGGGTCTCCTCGCCGCCCTGGCGTACACCCTGTCCGGTTTCTTCATCGGCAATGCAGAGCACACGCCGTTTATTCCCGTCGCCGGGTGGCTCCCCTGGATCGTCGGGTTGGCCGACACGGCCGTCCGTCGATCCAGCCCGGGGCATGCCCTCCTGGCGGGAGCGTCGTTGGGGCTCTCCGCGTTGGGGGGTTATCCCACGCTGGTTTCCTTCACCGGACTGGCGGTAGCCTTGTGGCTTTCGTTCCGGTTCCTCCTCGACGCGGGTGCGAACGATGGCGATCCGCGAAATATTCTGCGGCGTGCCGGTTGGGTCGCTGGCACGCTTCTCCTCGTGGCGATTATTTCCATTGCCATCTGGTCACCCATCCTGAACGCTTTTCTCCGGGAAGGAGGGGAATATACCGATAGAATTGTCCCCCTTTCTGCCGAGGTGGCCAATTTCGGGGATGTGGTTTCCTTCCCCGCCCTGTTCTCCCTCCTCTATCCGCTGATGACGATCATCGGGGCAGGGGAATGGATGCAGGCGGACATCTCCATGACGAATGCTTACATGGGAGTCCTCACGATCCCTCTGGCGATCTTCTGGTTCCTCAAGGCAGGGGGGAGACGTCGACCCTGGTGGTTTCTAGGGTTTATCCTCTTTATGTTCCTGGTGTCCCTCGGTGGCAAGGCAGGGCTCCGTACGATGCTCTATCATGTCTTTCCTCCCTTGAAGTACGGGAGGTATAGCGCGATTTTCCGACTGTACTGGATTTTCGCATTGTGTTTTGCCGCGGGGCTCGGCTTCACGCGCCTCATTGCCCATCCTGAGGAGAGGAAATGCGCTCTCGGGGCTCTTCTCGCATGGACGGGGATTGCGGTGGTTTCTTCCTTTCTCCTGGCTGTTTTTCTTGGGTCTCATGGGATCGAGGCGGGAAAATATTTCCCCCGGATATACCTTCCCGCCATGCTGATCTTTCCCCTGGGGGTGGCGATATACTGGCGATGGGGGCGTGGTGTCGGGGGGGCGATTTCCCTTCTGGCGCCGGCCCTCGTGGTGATTGTCTTTCATGCGGACATGGCGGGTCATCTGTACAACAACATGGAAACCGTCGCGGTCTCCCGCGATTCCATCCGCCAGGTGGAAATGTACCACCGGAGAGGAACCGACATCGCCGGCGAACCGGGTCCCCGTCACCCTCCCCGCCGATGGAACTTTTTCAATGTCCAGCAGGTGATCAAGGAACCGATCGTCCAAGGATATATCGCGATGCAATCGAAGGGGTTCGACGAAATCCTGTCTGCGAGCCGCTTCGTGGAAGTGATGAAGTCCCCCGTCCGGTTCTGGCTCTCGCCCGGAGTCGAGAAAACCCCTTCCCGGGAATCCGCTCTCGCGGCCCTCTCCGGCACAGGCGCGGGGGCCCCTGTGCCGGTGTTCACGGACGACGTCCCGAGGGGGCTTTCTATCGAACGTGTCGTTCCAGGAACGTATGGGGCGACGGGCATACGATCCTACTCGCCGGAGAAGATCGAAATGGAGGTGGAGATTCCTGGAAAGGACGGCGCCTATCTCGCGAGCACGGAACGTTTCGCCCCCGGCTGGAAAGCATGGGTTGACGGAACCCCCCAGAAGGTCTCGAAGGTGAATCTCTATTTTCGGGGAATTCCCGTCCCGGGGGGGCGACACGCCGTGACCTGGAAGTATGAACCGGAGTTATGGGGACCGCTCGTCACGGTGAGCCGGCTCACACTCCTTTTGGCGCTGGGTGCGGGATTTTATCTCCTCCGACGAATCGGCGCCAAGGGGCCACGGTAG
- a CDS encoding adenylosuccinate synthase, translating to MKSVIVLGAQWGDEGKGKIVDIYSEFADTIVRPTGGNNAGHTLVVKGEKFVFHLIPSGILHPGKKCVIANGVVIDPKVLLMEIDRLKERGYLKDDAQLKIGLLANIILPYHILLDKAREEKLGDRKIGTTARGIGPCYEDKIARVGIRACDLLRPESFAEMLRANLDVKNFLLKNYFGGEEVPFQATLDEYLAYGERLRSHLIDTSLFVNEEIARGAKLLFEGAQGTLLDIDHGTYPFVTSSNTTAGGACTGSGVGPTKIGSVIGVSKAYATRVGGGPFPTELFDEEGQKIRDRGNEYGSTTGRPRRCGWFDAPVVRYANRLNGLAGLALTKLDVLSGLPSVKMCVAYEIDGVRREQVPLSLTEFEAAKPVYEQVEGWKEDISSAREFGDLPKAARKYVQMIEEVTAVEVSLVSVGPDRNQTIVRKNPFRA from the coding sequence TTGAAAAGCGTCATCGTGCTCGGCGCCCAGTGGGGCGATGAGGGCAAGGGAAAGATCGTCGACATCTACTCCGAGTTCGCCGACACGATCGTGCGTCCCACGGGCGGGAACAACGCCGGGCACACCCTCGTGGTCAAGGGCGAGAAATTCGTCTTCCACCTCATCCCCTCCGGCATCCTTCACCCGGGGAAGAAGTGCGTCATCGCGAACGGGGTGGTGATCGACCCGAAGGTGCTCCTCATGGAGATCGACCGCCTGAAGGAGCGCGGCTACCTGAAGGACGACGCGCAGCTGAAGATCGGGCTGCTGGCGAACATCATCCTCCCGTACCACATCCTGCTCGACAAGGCGCGGGAAGAGAAGCTCGGCGACCGGAAGATCGGGACCACCGCGCGGGGGATCGGGCCGTGCTACGAGGACAAGATCGCGCGCGTCGGCATCCGGGCGTGCGACCTCCTCCGGCCGGAATCGTTCGCGGAGATGCTTCGCGCGAACCTTGACGTGAAGAACTTCCTGCTCAAGAACTATTTCGGCGGCGAGGAAGTCCCCTTTCAGGCGACGCTGGACGAATATCTGGCGTACGGGGAACGCCTGCGGTCCCACCTCATCGACACCTCGCTCTTCGTCAACGAGGAGATTGCGCGGGGGGCCAAGCTGCTGTTCGAGGGGGCCCAGGGGACGCTGCTCGACATCGACCACGGTACCTACCCGTTTGTCACCTCCTCGAACACGACGGCGGGCGGCGCATGCACGGGATCCGGCGTCGGCCCGACGAAGATCGGCAGCGTCATCGGGGTGTCGAAGGCGTACGCGACGCGCGTCGGCGGCGGGCCGTTCCCCACGGAACTGTTCGACGAGGAGGGTCAGAAGATCCGGGACCGCGGCAACGAGTACGGATCGACCACGGGGCGGCCGCGGCGGTGCGGCTGGTTCGACGCCCCGGTCGTGCGGTACGCAAACCGCCTCAACGGGCTGGCCGGCCTCGCGCTGACGAAGCTGGACGTCCTCTCGGGACTGCCGAGCGTGAAGATGTGCGTGGCGTACGAGATCGACGGCGTCCGGCGGGAGCAGGTCCCCCTGTCGCTGACCGAATTCGAGGCGGCCAAGCCGGTCTACGAGCAGGTGGAGGGCTGGAAGGAAGACATCTCCTCCGCCCGGGAGTTCGGGGACCTGCCGAAAGCCGCCCGGAAGTACGTCCAGATGATCGAGGAGGTCACCGCCGTCGAGGTTTCCCTCGTCTCCGTGGGGCCCGACCGGAACCAGACGATCGTCCGGAAGAATCCCTTCCGCGCTTGA
- the serA gene encoding phosphoglycerate dehydrogenase: protein MKVLALDNLQKVGIDVFTKEGIEVEVKGKMTPEELTAAINQYDAVVVRGATKATAACFENASRIKVMGRAGSGTDNIDKVAATKKGVVVMNTPGGNTVTTAEHAVSMMMALSRQIPQATASMKAGKWEKNKFMGTEITDKVLGVVGLGAIGKVVADRALGVKMVVVAFDPYVSKEDGAHLGVEMVSLDELYARADFISYHTPLTPETKGMVNAAAIAKMKDGVRIINCARGALVNDADLLAALQSGKVAGAALDVFATEPPPPDLPLLAHPNVILTPHLGAATTEAQEKVAVLIAEQICDFLKKGTIRNSVNFPSVSGELLPTLKPFLTLAERLGAFHGQLLRNPVRELKVDYFGEVGKLSTAPVTISALKGLLQYQTEEVNLVNARMVAEERGIKVSESKTPKSEPYASLLKITVVTGNGESSVAGAVFGGAPRIVQIDAFPIVAELSGGILMLRNQDVPGVVGRIGTFLGEKGINIAGLRLGRTEVGGTAVSLINVDNAVPENVLAQLRKLPNIMDAQYLIF from the coding sequence ATGAAAGTCCTCGCGCTGGACAACCTGCAGAAGGTCGGCATCGACGTGTTCACGAAGGAGGGGATCGAGGTCGAGGTGAAGGGGAAGATGACGCCCGAAGAGCTGACGGCGGCCATCAACCAGTACGACGCCGTCGTCGTCCGCGGCGCCACCAAGGCCACGGCGGCGTGTTTCGAAAACGCCTCGCGGATCAAGGTGATGGGGCGCGCCGGCAGCGGCACGGACAACATCGACAAGGTCGCCGCCACCAAGAAGGGCGTGGTCGTGATGAACACCCCCGGCGGCAACACCGTGACGACCGCCGAGCACGCCGTCTCGATGATGATGGCCCTCTCCCGCCAGATCCCGCAGGCGACCGCCTCGATGAAGGCGGGAAAGTGGGAAAAGAACAAGTTCATGGGGACCGAGATCACCGACAAGGTCCTCGGCGTCGTCGGCCTCGGCGCCATCGGGAAAGTGGTGGCGGACCGCGCGCTGGGGGTCAAGATGGTCGTGGTCGCCTTCGATCCGTACGTGTCGAAGGAGGACGGGGCGCACCTCGGCGTGGAGATGGTGAGCCTCGACGAGCTGTACGCCCGGGCCGACTTCATCTCGTACCACACGCCGCTCACCCCGGAGACGAAGGGGATGGTGAACGCCGCCGCGATCGCGAAGATGAAGGACGGCGTGCGGATCATCAACTGCGCCCGCGGGGCGCTCGTGAACGATGCCGACCTCCTGGCGGCCCTCCAGTCCGGAAAGGTCGCCGGCGCGGCGCTCGACGTCTTCGCGACGGAGCCCCCCCCTCCCGACCTGCCGCTGCTGGCGCACCCGAACGTGATCCTCACGCCGCATCTGGGCGCCGCGACGACGGAGGCCCAGGAGAAGGTGGCGGTGCTGATCGCGGAGCAGATCTGCGATTTCCTGAAGAAGGGTACGATCCGCAACTCGGTGAACTTCCCGTCCGTCTCCGGCGAGCTTCTGCCGACCTTGAAGCCGTTCCTGACGCTCGCCGAGCGGCTCGGCGCGTTCCACGGGCAGCTGCTCCGGAACCCGGTCCGGGAGCTGAAGGTCGACTACTTCGGCGAGGTGGGGAAACTCTCCACGGCCCCGGTCACCATCTCGGCGCTGAAGGGGCTCCTGCAGTACCAGACCGAGGAAGTGAACCTCGTCAACGCCCGGATGGTCGCGGAGGAACGCGGCATCAAGGTGAGCGAGTCGAAGACCCCCAAGTCGGAGCCGTACGCGAGCCTCCTCAAGATCACCGTGGTGACCGGGAACGGGGAGTCGTCCGTGGCCGGCGCCGTGTTCGGGGGGGCGCCGAGGATCGTCCAGATCGACGCCTTCCCCATCGTGGCGGAGCTCTCCGGCGGCATCCTGATGCTGCGGAACCAGGACGTTCCGGGCGTCGTCGGCCGGATCGGCACCTTCCTCGGGGAGAAGGGGATCAACATCGCGGGCCTGCGGCTGGGCAGGACCGAGGTCGGCGGGACCGCCGTCTCGCTGATCAACGTGGACAACGCCGTCCCGGAGAACGTTCTGGCGCAGCTTCGGAAGCTTCCGAACATCATGGACGCCCAATACCTGATTTTCTGA
- the serC gene encoding 3-phosphoserine/phosphohydroxythreonine transaminase translates to MKRTVNFNAGPAALPLPALERAREEFLDFAGSGMSVMEHSHRGKEYEAVHDEAIALVRELLGVPASYEVLLLQGGATALFAQIPMNLLEKGATAQYLVTGAWGEKALGEAKIVSAMFGASVAVQSLGVGEGKEKSYTRVPAPSGVKVDPGSAYLHITSNETIHGVEYNVDPSRAFPATGTVPLIADMSSDFLWRPFDVTKFGMVYAGAQKNIGPSGVVVAVVSKELLDRGRKDIPKIFQFRTHAENKSLYNTPPTFGVYMVRNVLSWLKGQGGLAGMEATNRKKAARLYGVIDGNPEYFRSPVERESRSVMNVVFRLPAPELEERFIAEAKKQGMIGLKGHRSVGGIRVSIYNAVPYEWVETLAAFMEAFARTK, encoded by the coding sequence ATGAAACGAACGGTCAATTTCAACGCAGGACCCGCCGCCCTTCCCCTTCCCGCGCTGGAGCGCGCCCGCGAGGAATTCCTCGACTTCGCCGGAAGCGGCATGTCGGTGATGGAGCACAGCCATCGCGGGAAGGAGTACGAGGCGGTCCACGATGAGGCGATCGCCCTCGTGCGGGAACTGCTCGGCGTACCGGCGAGCTACGAAGTCCTCCTGCTTCAGGGAGGAGCCACGGCGTTGTTCGCCCAGATCCCGATGAACCTCCTCGAGAAGGGAGCCACCGCGCAGTACCTCGTCACCGGCGCCTGGGGCGAGAAGGCGCTCGGCGAGGCGAAGATCGTCTCGGCGATGTTCGGCGCCTCCGTCGCGGTCCAGAGCCTTGGCGTCGGCGAAGGGAAGGAGAAGAGCTACACCCGCGTGCCCGCGCCCTCCGGGGTGAAGGTCGACCCCGGGTCCGCCTACCTGCACATCACCTCGAACGAGACGATCCACGGGGTCGAGTACAACGTCGACCCGTCCCGCGCCTTCCCGGCCACGGGGACCGTGCCGCTGATCGCGGACATGTCGAGCGACTTCCTCTGGCGCCCGTTCGACGTGACGAAGTTCGGCATGGTCTACGCCGGCGCCCAGAAGAACATCGGCCCGTCGGGCGTGGTGGTCGCGGTGGTGTCGAAGGAACTCCTCGACCGGGGGCGGAAGGATATTCCGAAGATCTTCCAGTTCCGGACCCACGCCGAGAACAAGTCGCTCTACAACACGCCGCCCACCTTCGGCGTCTACATGGTCCGCAACGTTCTCTCCTGGCTCAAGGGACAGGGAGGGCTCGCCGGGATGGAGGCAACCAACCGGAAGAAGGCGGCGCGCCTCTACGGCGTCATCGACGGCAACCCGGAATATTTCCGCTCGCCGGTGGAGCGGGAGAGCCGCTCGGTGATGAACGTGGTCTTCCGGCTCCCGGCCCCCGAACTCGAGGAGCGGTTCATCGCCGAGGCGAAGAAACAGGGGATGATCGGCCTGAAGGGACATCGCTCCGTCGGGGGGATCCGGGTTTCGATCTACAACGCCGTTCCGTACGAATGGGTGGAGACGCTCGCCGCCTTCATGGAGGCGTTCGCGCGGACGAAGTGA
- a CDS encoding sigma-54 dependent transcriptional regulator produces the protein MKGTVLVVDDERNQREILGAILKSEGYTPLLASGGAEALRILEREAVDLVITDLIMPGMTGEELIDAILARNPGMPILLSSAYGTIQTAVDAIKKGAYYYFEKPVDRARLLIIVERAIENLHLRESHRVLSERLFPGPVPILGEHAAIREIKRILPRVARSESTILLTGESGTGKEVIARSVHSLSGRSAAPFLAVNCASLPDTLFESELFGHERGAFTGAVRREIGLFEAAGGGTIFLDEIAEIKLETQAKLLRALQEKEIRRIGGKENIPVDVRIVAATNRDLDDAVREGKFRADLFYRLNIVKLILPPLRDRISDIPLLSEHFLAKHGEKGVPPVREITKEAMRLLMRYPWPGNVRELSSVVERAVVLAEGGVIGPGELPLELREGADAVPAKAFDLPPQGVEFEKVEEHLLRQALGRSGGIHTRGAELLRMSYKAYIYRLKKFGILPP, from the coding sequence ATGAAGGGGACCGTCCTCGTCGTCGACGACGAGCGAAACCAGCGGGAGATCCTCGGCGCGATCCTCAAGAGCGAAGGGTACACCCCGCTGCTGGCCTCCGGGGGGGCGGAGGCGCTGCGGATCCTCGAGAGGGAGGCGGTCGACCTTGTGATCACCGACCTCATCATGCCCGGGATGACGGGGGAGGAGTTGATCGACGCGATCCTCGCCCGCAACCCCGGGATGCCTATCCTGCTGAGCAGCGCCTACGGCACGATCCAGACGGCGGTCGACGCGATCAAGAAGGGGGCGTACTACTACTTTGAAAAGCCGGTCGACCGGGCCCGCCTGCTGATCATCGTCGAACGGGCCATCGAGAACCTGCACCTGCGCGAATCCCATCGGGTGCTGTCGGAGAGGCTCTTCCCCGGCCCCGTCCCGATCCTCGGCGAGCACGCCGCGATCCGCGAGATCAAGCGGATCCTTCCGCGCGTCGCGAGGAGCGAGAGCACCATCCTCCTCACCGGCGAGAGCGGCACGGGGAAGGAGGTGATCGCCCGCAGCGTCCATTCTTTGAGCGGCCGCAGCGCCGCCCCGTTCCTCGCGGTCAACTGCGCCTCCCTCCCGGACACCCTGTTCGAGAGCGAGCTGTTCGGCCACGAACGCGGGGCGTTCACCGGCGCGGTGCGCAGGGAGATCGGTCTGTTCGAGGCCGCGGGAGGGGGGACGATCTTCCTCGACGAGATCGCCGAGATCAAGCTGGAGACCCAGGCGAAGCTGCTGCGCGCCTTGCAGGAAAAGGAGATCCGCCGGATCGGCGGCAAGGAGAACATCCCGGTGGACGTCCGGATCGTGGCGGCAACGAACCGGGATCTCGACGATGCGGTGCGGGAAGGGAAGTTCCGTGCCGACCTCTTCTATCGGTTGAACATCGTGAAGCTCATTCTCCCGCCCCTGCGGGACCGGATCTCCGACATCCCGCTTCTTTCGGAGCACTTCCTCGCGAAACACGGCGAGAAGGGTGTTCCCCCGGTGCGCGAGATCACGAAGGAGGCGATGCGGCTCCTGATGCGGTACCCGTGGCCCGGGAACGTCCGCGAACTTTCCTCCGTCGTCGAGCGGGCGGTCGTCCTCGCGGAAGGCGGGGTGATCGGGCCGGGGGAGTTGCCGCTGGAACTGCGGGAGGGTGCGGATGCCGTCCCCGCGAAGGCATTCGATCTTCCTCCCCAGGGGGTGGAGTTCGAGAAGGTCGAGGAGCATCTGCTGCGGCAGGCGCTGGGTCGCTCCGGGGGGATCCACACCCGGGGGGCCGAACTGCTCCGGATGAGCTACAAGGCGTACATCTACCGGTTGAAGAAGTTCGGGATCCTACCCCCCTGA